DNA from Zonotrichia leucophrys gambelii isolate GWCS_2022_RI chromosome 5, RI_Zleu_2.0, whole genome shotgun sequence:
TCTGCAATGTGGCCGTGTGATCAGGCCTTCTAAGGAGCCTCTTTGTCTGATCCACCTATCTTCATTCCACAAAggaaagctaaaataaaaaaggagcaGCTAAAACACTTTCTGTAATcaaagctgagctctgcacaagtgtgtgacagcagcacagaaaaggaaacCTCAACTGTGCTGTGCAAAAGTTGCTTTTTGATAAAGCATCCCTGAGTGTTTCTTTGAGTGATTTACCAGAACTCTGAACCACCCTGAAATCACAGCAGTCAGGAACgacatttttttaattcaaagcaTTCAGAACTATTGGCAGCTGAGTAATGTCAGTGTTCTGAAATACCATGATTCTACTGCTGCAGAATTTTTGCAAAAATGCAATGGTAGGAATCCTACTAAGATTAAGTTTTtaccctgagcagagcagaaaattcTGAAAGGAAACATGTTCAACCCAAACAAATGTATGGTTTGATGATAAATATAAACACATATTGATGGGTTTGataataaatataaacacaTGTTGATGgcttttataataaatataaacacaTATATGCCTGATCACgctcagcatttttttcttggctCCTTTCAGGTATTTCCCATTCAAACCCCAGCATCATGAGTGAGCTATAAAAGGTCTAATGTGAGCAGGTACTTAGTGAGAAATCCCCTGCTAAGCACTGTAGTGGTtttttattgcaaatatttctataaaaagTAAACATCCTGCCCTTTGTCCAGATCCTGGAACCTCGCTTCAACGGTGACACGCTGGCCATGCTCCTGAACATCCCACCCCAAAAGACCCTCCTGCGGCGCCACCTCACCACCAACTTTAACGTGTTAATTGGGCCAGAGgcacagcaagaaaaaagagaaaccatGGAGTCAGCAGCATACACACCTCTGACCACCACTGCCAAAGTTCGGGTAGGTACTGCTGTCAAAAAGGAGATGTCCCTGTCAGACTGCTCCACTCTGAATTACACAGAAAGTAAGGAACAAAGGTGGGTAGGGAGAGGTGAATTCTAGGAGTGCTACATTTCCCTTAATTTTAGATGCCAGACCTTTTGCTATGTACCTGTTTCAGTCAGGTCCTGAAAACAACCAAGCAATCTGTTCTGCCTTTCCTTAGAAGGAGCATCATGCAAATGCATTTAATATCCACTGGAACTCCAATTTGAGAACAAATGTAGTTAATTCAGAATCTACATTCTTGAATGAGCAGGGTATAGCAGTAATTGAAAAAGGGGAGGATTTTAAATGTTTACAGAACAACTTTACTTGTTTTACTCAAACTACTTGTGTTGACTCCTTATTTTAGCCAAAGAAACTTGGATTTTCGCATTTTGGAAacttaaggaaaaagaagtttgACGAATCAACAGACTACATTTGTCCTATGGATACAAGCCCAGCTGCTACAAATGGTACTTCGAAAAACTACGGTGGCTACAAAGGACTTAGTCCTTTCACTGACAGGGAACTGGATCAggtgggacagacagactgatGCCATGCTCATCTCATCCTCTCCATGCATTCCAAAGCTTGCAAATAACCAAATGTTCCCCTATAACAAACTCTTTGCTACATCCGCATGAACTCACAGAGAAAAGTATTGGCTGTGGACACTGGAAAGAGTTCCAGACTAagaatgttggggtttttttaatcaacaTCATAATAAGCTCATCCACCCTCAAGCCCTTTTTCAGGACTATGACACCTTTACACTCTGAAGATCGAGGTATTTTGTCAATCAAGGGTGTGCTTGCAGGAAACATAAGACTTTTGTACTTCTAGCTTTCATAATTTTAGTATGGCAcgctattttattttcattatctttATGGGTGgtttttaatgtaataaattCATTTGGACAAACTTGTACAAAGCTATTGAGTTATATTAAAGTACAACTGGATTGTATTTTTTAACAGACAGTAATCAGAGAATCcaactgaatttttctttcatggtgTACAGTGGGGAGTAGTTCTGCTTAGATAATATACATGAAGACAATGCATCAGCAATGAACAAATAAACCAATAGTTAATTCACTTTTGTAATGTAGTAGTGAACTTGTGAATGAAACTGTCTAGACATCATACAAAGAAATGATGATAAAACCcatcaaattttatttcaactTTGCTGTTGTGTAAAGGGATGTAAACCCTGAAAAACGGAGCGCTCCTGGAGCCTTGTGTGAACTTCAGCAACACACAAGAGCCacacagaggcagctggagcaaACTGGCCTTTCTCCAGTGACATAGAAACAGTTTAAGCCTAATAAGAGAATGGTCACAACCTTGAAAAGACTAACTGTGCAGGTAATCTTTTCATTTGCATGGTTCAGTGCATCTAACATCCCATTTGTGTTCACTGGCTAACCGGGGTCTTTTTCCATGTACTGCTTCTAAACAGGAGAATCCCAAACCCTGACTATGAGTGTGGATGTCCACTTGCTCAGCTAGGGGTTGTGAGGGAATGCATTAACTTTGAGCCAAGAATTGCACTGTGCAGTTGTTCAAGTGTGACAGAAAGCCTGGATTTTTCTCTAGGAGCATGGTCTGTCTATTAAGCATGATTTCTGAGCAGGAAATCACAATGCCCTAGAACTGGTGACATTCCTATGAAAAAAGAGGTAGGATTGTATCAAGGACTTCTTGCCTGTGAAAGCCTACCAGAAATAAGTAGTGTCAGAccattcagaaattatttttcactgatAGTATCAGttaagctttttcttttttctgtgaattaaaggacaagtTTAATGGAATCAATGTCTCTTAATCAGGATCCAGTCTTCCTAtcattaaatgcattttcacaTACCTTGTAGCAGAGAGGCATTTTTGTTAAAGAGCTATTCAACTTACCCCAACTTCATTTGTCCAGGCACAGATCCCTCCCAAAGCTGCATGTAGAGTGAATAAAATTGCACATGCTGTCTGATTTGAACTAGTTGCTGACTGCTTTTACAGATGGAACACTCAGAAGGCACAGTAATGCAAATAGGGGCTCTTTCCCAAGGCATAACCCACCTCACGGTGAGTACCAGTTCCTCTCTTGCTCCAAAGTCACCCTTGTGCTCTGCTAAAACTCACTGAAAGTTGGTCTTTGCTGGTGGTAATGAACAGTAAGTGGGTCTCTGTTCTTGTTAAGTATCTCTTTGCAGTCTGGTGGCACattcagtcaaaaaaaaaaaatccctgcttttAAATTGCTCTAGAAATTAAGCTTTATTTAGGCCTCTAAGTTTTCATGAACTCTGATGTCTCTGACAAAATGACAGATATTCATCCCCTTACATGAAAACAATTCTTCAAAGATTTTACAGGTAAGCACCACCTCAGTCACAGCAGCTAGGAACGAGGTACAGACTTTTGAAAATTTACATGAGCTAAAACTCTGTGCAAAACCAAACACCTCACTTCTGCTTCTTCATTCCACAGAAGccaatgtattaaaaaaaaaaaaaaaagtgattggAGGACATAATAAAGAATTATGAAATATATTTGAGTTGCATGCCAGACACATAATCTCTACAAGTTTccccacacaaaaaaaatttatttaaagttGTATTGAAGAAATTCCTTTTGATTGTGTGTGGCTCTCACCTCCGGTGTTGTGAGCCTGCAGCTGGGTCTCTGGGAGCACAGGCCTCTCATCAAACCCCCTCAGTCCTTCCCATCTTGCTCTTTCAGACGTTGCTGAGCCAGGATGAAATGCTGAATGACAGCAGGTTTTTAACACCCACCTTTGAAGACTGGAGATGATGCTTGAGCAGGACCAAGATCACAGCTGGTACCTCACGCCTGCAGGagtggccaggagcagctggatgccGTGGAGCAGGAAAGCTTTGCCTTTTtctgccactgccacctcccACCTAGCACTTCCTACTGTCAGTGTAGCCACAGCTTACAGGTAACTCTCCTCTGTGCTGTTTTCCCACATCATGTAACAGGAAACAGGAGTTGGGAGAGGAGGGGGACTCAGATCCAGAGTCTGGAAAGCCAAGACTTGGCAATGCTTCTTTCATTCACTTGACTTTTACATGCTATGGTGATGTACTGTTAGGTGAAAGaccttttgtaattttttatttttctaattaacTTGTAGTGCAGGAATCATTAACACATAATTGTACCACTGGGGCTAATCAGAGCTGAATGTtggtgagagcagcagcaatggcTCACTCACCACTTCTGTGGTCGTGCCAGACTGGTCACCAGAAAGGATTTCAATCTCTCCTCCCTTTCACTGGCACCTGTCCTGCCCTCTCTTTATCCAAGTCAGTGCACTGCAGGATGGGAAGAATGGAACACAGTGCTGTGCATCCAGCCCTTGCTTTTATTAGGATGACAAGCTGCCTTGTTCACAAATCCTTACCTAAGGCAAAAACAACTGCAGCAGGAAATTGTAACTCTGAGACTACCAGGAAATtaccagaacaaaacaaagatttatttctttaaaacacctgacaaaataaatcttttacTGCTGTACTGGGCTAGACAAGACTGTATCAGAGGGAAGTATGGCCTCTCACTTTCTGAGGGGCCCAGGGTGAAATTGTCCCCTCTACAGCACCAATTACTTGTGGCATTTGTTTGCATGTACATCTCCTGTATCAATGAGCCATTAACAAGCTCTCTTAGTAAACAGAtaaatgccaggaaaaaaatctcctgaATTGTAAGCTCCAGGGCTGGCCACAGGATGCAGCAAGGGCTCTTTGAGAACCACCTGGGGTGGTTTTTACACGTGAGCCACCCTGGTCCTCACTTCACCAGCCTCTCATGGCACACCTTGCACTGTATGGTCAGCTGGAAGAAGATAAACACGATTTGATTGTCCACAGGGGTAAAATCAAGGCAAATTCTTTTCAATCACTGCCaagtgaaaaaaaggaatattcaGAAAAATGAGAAGTAAGTCTTTAAATCTTTCAAATTACtgatgttttttaaattactgatgTTTAATAAAAGCTATGAAATGTACCAGTCTGGCAATGCAGTCAGTGCTAGTGAGCAGCTCAGGTACCATGgtcatttaaaatactttgtcaGGTCAATTAGCCAACAGACTTATTACAGCACTGCAAATGGGAttggctgctccagctgccctgggataTTCCAAACACAACACTTCCTATTTTCTTTCAATGCTGTATTTGCAACTCAGTGTGTTGTTGTGCTAACTTGGCTGTGAATAGTCAATCCACAAAACAGTTgattcttcttttaaatatatgtaGTAAGAAATCCTAATTAGCATAACACTGGTATAAATGCTTATTTTTTGACTGTTATGAATAAATTCTGAATGTTCCCCTCTCTTTTGCTGACTGTGGAATGATTTAACACAAATCCATGTGGATGacatttcctctttatttttttccccctcagaattaatattttatactaATTCCAGAGGTAAGACTAAGTAACTCCCATACAATTCCAGATGACTTCACAACTTCTTAGTATTAAAACACACAATGTAATTATGAAGTTATAAACCATAGAAATTATATCAAGGTgttaaaaaacacacacacacacaattgctgcatttcacaTCAACTGTTCCTGTAGAAAAAGATGCAGTACTTCCAAAAATGGTACCAGGTGCCATCAGTGTCAGTAAGCAAATGTGCTGCTCTTGGGATAGCCCAGCTTGTCCAGGTTGGGCTGACAGGCAAACTGAATCATTGGTGGGGGCCCACACATGAGAATGAGGGTCTCACTGCCAGGGGGAGGCAGGTGGGCTTTCAGCATGTCCGCAGTGACAAAGCCAGAGCTGTACTTCCAGTCTGCAACAAAGAAATGAATTCAGTCACTCCGAATCTCTGTACAGGCTGAAACCTCTTTAAACCTCATTAAGCAGCTGCAGAATCAAGTTATGGCACCATCACTGCAAGCCAGGAAAGGGTCAAATCTCTCAGCTCAAACCTAGTGATCCCCTTCCACAGGATAACAAGGATTTGATTGCTAAGATACGGAGATCTTGAaacaataaattataaaatttaaaagaaatgagCAGGtaggaataaaaaggaagagTGAATCAGCTTTTCCAGTGAAGAGGGGTCACCCAGTGGCAGGGAGAGGAATTGAGACCtgtactttttttatttttttgggatgGAGTGGTGAGGTGACAAAGTTTAATGTCACCAAGAGCTCTGCCATGTCGTTTAGtgataagagaaaacaaattaaaagaggaaatgctAAACTGTTTCAAGCAGTAGTATTATTGAATGCATTTGCCATTTGAAGTGAGGCAAGAAGGAAACTTGCTTTAATCCATACACATGGCAGCTGTTTCACCAGAATCTaatctggagctgctgcaaaaCAAAGATGTGCACATAATATTTACAGGTATTAAACAATTTAGTGCCAACAGCATGCTAACATAACCTCATTTGGGAGACAGCCCAAAACAGAGCTGAACTTTTGATGAAGACCCCTAGAAACTGAATACATGAAAAGATGCACTGAGTAACACATCTGACCCAAATTATGAGCTCCTACTTTTTAAGTCCCTGGCTTAGATCCCTTTTTAAAACAGGGTGTGGGGTAAGGTTTGTTTCAAAGTGTAAGACAAGAACACTTGACATTACTCTGCTGTCCCCCTGAGCACAAGTGGAGCTCTGACAGGGATAAGCAAAGGCATTTCCACGTGTCCCTACCTTTTGGAGGTCTGTCCAGGGTGTACCACAGCACAAACTGCTCAGGATGCCTCTTGGCAATGTCTTCCAGCTCAGCTCTCAGCAAGATATCGTTTTCTGTCTGCAAAATGAGAGTGCTGGTTAGGTCCAAACCATCCCAGGAGccctctgctgggagctcacAACAAATGCAATGATAAAAACTATGTAAATCAATAAAGTAATTGGTATTTTGTCCCCTCCATGGCAGCTATCATCAATACAGGCTTCTGTAAAGAACAACAAATGTGAGACTTACAGCCACCTAAACACAGTCCTAAAGATGGCAATTAGAAGGACTTTTTAATCCAGGCTAAAATCACGAGCTGGATTTGTTCCTGACCCTGGCAAATGTCCCTGGGCCAGCATGGTGAAGGTTAGCTGTACAAAAAGATTAGTGGAAACAAATCCTGTTTCCTTGAAATCAGTGAAGGACTAAGGTGAGCAGAGGGATCAGGATCTGGTTGCTGTATTTACTCCCTAATGTAGGAATTCAGTGAAACTGTGAGGAGACAGCTCAGTGTGAAGGAGTATGAAACATGGGCCATCAGTTTAAAAAGCTCAGAGGCCAGCAAAACCAAGTAGGCTACTAAAGAAGAACAAACAGATGGCTCAGGACACTCACCTGGTTAGCAAAAAGGAGGTAACATTTTGTGGAGTCCTTAGGATCATTTGTGATCTGACGGATCAGCTGCAACATAGGAGTTATTCCtgttaaaaaccaaaatggTTAAAGTGGGTatttctgtccatggccacAGTTTCACTGTTACTGCTGCCTCCCTTCAGTCTTCAATGGGATCTCAGTCTGCACAAGGTTACACACCTCAGGATTTCTAATCCACATGGAGTGCAGGGATTGGGGTTTCTATTCTGACAAACAGTTCCAGCACAAGCCCAGAATTCTTGTATGCAGTGCTGTTCTCTTCAGGATTCTCCATCACATAATTTTACCCCTCAAGACATTCtcttaaaattctttttgtCACTGATGAAGTGAGTTCTCTGAGGTCACAAGGTAAATTAGGATTCAAACCCCCAGGTTGCCACTCCCCAGGACTGAGCTCAAACCACTGGAATGCCTCAGAGTTGCCaccatgaaaagaaattaatgaaaagaaatgcaggTGTAAATACTCTGGTAGTCCTCACATATACCCAAAAGGCATTTTCATTCTCTAGACATGATGGGATTAGTTTTACCTGTTCCTCCAGCTATCATCCCAAGGTGCTTTGCAAACTTCTTCTCTGCTTCAGACTTCTTATTAGGCTTGATAAGAAAGGTACCTAGAAGACATATTCCAAACCTATAGGTACATAAGCTTCCAAACAAACATGGACACAAATTCCATGGGAATAAATTAACACAGGTGatcaattaagaaaaaaaataatattctggAAATCCCTCCCTTCTGATGAGATGGAGTCACCAGGAGAGAGGTCAGAGAAGTGCTGAGCATTCTGAGGTGAGACTGAAGTGCACAGCTCCTCTCAGTCAAGATCGGTGCAAAATCTTTCATGTGTGTCCTACAAGAGGATTACTTCTCTGAGCTTATTTCCTCACACTCAACTCAGACCTGATTTTAATTATGAAATGGAGCTGGCTCTCAGTCAGCTGGTTATTCAGTAACAGCACAGAGATCCTCAGAGGACATTTTAGGCCACAACCCCACTTGCTTAAGAAGCATCTGGAGCATCTCCCTCCATATGTATAgctgaagtattttatttccagTGCAGACTTCTCAGTCACATAATGCAAGagcaatttttttcagatttataGTCCCAGGAGTGAGGCACTCATCAGTTATTCTGCACACAAAGTACTATTTCCCATCATACCAACTCTGACAGGCTCATGGTCAAGTCTAGGAAAGgtgatttttcctcttttccacttagaaaaatattctctACAGCTTCTGAAAATAACCAATACCTCTCTTTTGCTCTCCCACCTTTGTGTCACAGTACCTGTCCCCTTATAGACCAGGAGTCCATTTGGCCCTCTGAAATCAATGGTATCTCCAATCTTCATGTTATCTAGATACTGGGACATCTTCCCACCTTCTGGAAACTTGGGGTTCACATTTTTGTGGTAGACCTGTAAGAACAATTATTTGCACATTATCAACCACTACCTTTGCTGCAGACAGTATCTGTAGAACATAATTCTGCAAGTCTGAAATTCAACACCTGAGAAATAAATCCAGGCAATTCTTTGCTCTCAGTTATCTCTTGAGCCTTGCAACAGGAGgcaccaaaaaaaggaaaatgtgctaTTGGGCACatgtccctctgctccctgcaatCAGGCAGGGTAACAGGGATGGGTGGCAGGCAGATtatgcactgctgctctcatttCACTATTATGCCACCCCATTTCTGTGGGTGCTCCTTCTGAAAACAGCACTGCTGCATCTTTTCCTCCTAAACCTTTCCTAGTCAGCCACACAACAAGCCATACAACAGCTCTTTCAGCTTTCAAAGCGTGTAAGAAGCATTAAGCAGCTCATAACAATTCACCACCCTTGTAACACGGAGAACAGaacatgcaaaaaaatattttaaaaaaagcctggatTTTTGCCTAAGGACAAATGCTATCATAGAAGAGAATCAGGAAATCCAGAAGTGCTGGGATCAGATAATCCTGCATCCCCTGGCTTAAAGGATTTCCCTTGTGTGACTTGTTTTCTGCTTAGAGCTGTTTGCATTAAGCAgtagcagcagcacaggcatcTAGAGGGAGAGAGATCAGTATCCATGCACTGCTCAGTAAAAGATATTAGGGAAATTCCCAAAGTACTGCCAGGGGAGCAattctctcctccctctgctcttcctctgccATCCCTCAGTGCCACACAGCAGATACACAGGACACAACTTACTATTCAAGGGCAATGAGGTGTTTGCCATGCAGTCACCCTATTTGAAAAATAGGAGATTTGATGAAAACggaatttaataaaatttgaattaaaGACAACGAAATTTGATTACTAAATCAAAACAAACTATTTCACTAAAATGAAGCGCTCGCCCTCCTTCCAGTTAGCAACTCATCTCTAATAAAGGAAACCAAAACTTACCTTTATAATTAAATCAACATAACCTTTTGCCTCATCACTGGAAACGGGGGTATAGGCTCGAACCACCAGATTCCCATCAATTTTTGCAGAAAGGTAAACATGCTGGCCTGGGGAGAAAGAATTACAATCTGATTATCTTTTTCACCCCTGGAGGACAAGAGAGACAGGCAGGTATTGTAACCTGCTTGTGTAACACATGCAATGACAGAGAAAATCTTTGCCATACAAATGCTGCACCAAACATTcagtttcttctcctttttcagcacagagcaggcatCTCCCAGGAAGTAATGCAGTTTCAGGATCTCATTCATAAATTCCTAAGAATGAACCTGGATAAACACATGCACTGCAGAGCACATCTCAGCTGGTTTACCATTTGTCTAGTTGATTCCATTACTCTTTTCCACACAAGCCAGAAGAGAGTGTGGAGAAAATCAGGCAGCATGCAAGGACATGCTCAGAGCATGGAATGGGATGACCCTGACACCTGCCAGGCAGCTCAGGGAACTGCCAACCAGTGCACAACAAACAGAGCCACATCTGCACATCAGAGAGAGACTTTCCCCCACACAGATTTTCACTGATTCAAGGTCCAAGGTTCAGTGCTATCAGTGTTCCAGGGTACAGGAAAGAAGGCCAATCCTAGGCTGAAATTCATGCTGCAGAACTCCAGATAAAGGTGCATGGAAATGTGTGTAATTCAAAGGGAAGTGCATGCACAGGAAAGGCTCTGAATATTTCAGAGTTGCCCCCTTTCTCCTTTACAATTATCTGTATTTGCCAAAACCATGAGGGCAATTGCCAATAGACTGAGGGGACCAGATGGAAGTAAAATGCAAATAAGAAATATGAAAAGGCTTTGACATTTACTACTACCCCTGCTTATATCCTGACTGGTGACAAATTCCATCAGGCTCAGTTCCATCTCACTGCTCCGTTTCTGACCTACACCACACAACTGGACAAAGCACCCACAAAAGATCAGAAATACAAGCCCTCTAGGAAACCTGACATTTCTCTCTGAGACAGCAGCATTTGGATGCAGCTTTCAACTCTCTGCTTTGCTGAGCCTTAAATTCACAGTCAGAAGTCCAAGAACTGTGAGAAACCAGAAATACAAGTAATTGTTTACAGTACTTACCTACAGGTAATCCTAATACATGATTCGTTGAGGGTAGCCCGAATCTGAATTTCTTAGTATCGTGACTGATTTCCTAAAAAATCCGAGGTTAGAATGAGGTCAGTATCACCACTACTTTGAATTTCAAACTCTATTCAACACAATATGCTTCAGCAAGCCTGCTCTTTGTTAGCATGCAAGCCAGATGCTGGGGAAGGACACAGAAACAGCTTTGAAAAACAAAGTAGAAATAACCAGGAGTCTCAGAAGCAGTCCTTACTTCCACAAGGAGTGGCTTTTGCCTGCCTGCACAATCCCTACAGCCTCTTTACATAGATAAAACCAGGAAACTCTGTGCCCAAGGCCAGTGAGCACATTGCATGTTTGCAGACAAAGATCAGGCAACACAGCCGTGCAGCAGCTCCGGGCTGGCTTCTCACGGTGCACCCAGGCCAGGATCCGAGGGAGGAACACAGCCAGCATGCAAACATGCAAAGCAGCGGGAACCAGCAGCTCGCAGCACGCCATAAACGCTTTTACACACCCTGCTCTACCCTGGGGGCATCACAGCGTGGCTGCGGGGGGCACAGCCATCCTTGGACGGCTCCGCGCCCTGCTCTGGGGATTCGATCCCTGGGGTAGCCCAGGGCCAAGAGCCTCCCGGACCAGCGCATCCACTGCCCTCGGAGCCCCGACGCCCCACGTCCCCAGAGCCCCGGGCACCTCCTTGTCCAGCAGCCGCAGCGGGTACTTGGCCAGCGGGTCCTGCAGGGTGACGGGGCCGCTCGGCCTCCGCGCCGTCCctcggagcagcagcagcagcagcgccgaCGCCGCCACCACGGCCACGGCGATGGCCACAGGCGCTCCCTGGCAGGAGAAGAAGGGCAGGCGGTGAGGGCACGGCGGCCCTGAGGGGCACGGCACggctctccccagccccagccctgcccttacCGCAAATGCCTCCATGGCGGCCTCGCCCGCAGCTCCTGCGGCACCGGGCCCGCTCAGATTCCGCCTCCTGATCCTTCCTCGGGTTCCTCCTCCCGGTTCCGCCTCCTGATCCTCCCTCGCCTTCCTCCTCCCGGTTCCGCCTCCCGATCCTTCCTCGCGTTCCTCCTCCTGATCCTTCCTCGCGTTTCCTCCGTTCCTCTCGGTTCTCTCCTGTTCGCTCCTGATCCTCCCTCGCCTTCCTCCTCCCGGTTTCTCCTCCCGGTTCCGCCTCCTGATCCTTCCTCGGGTTCCTCCTCCCGGTTCCTCCTCCCCGTTGCTCGTCCCGGGCCGTGAGGGGAGCCCCGCTCCGCCCTCAGCCCGGGCGGGTCAGGCTGCCCCGGGAGCAGCGTTCTCGGTGTCACAGAATCGATGAGATTGGGAAAGAGCTCTGGGATCGCCGAGGCCAAAGTGTGACCAGACACCGCCGTGTCAAGCAGCCCGTGGCACTGAGTGCCGTGTCCGgcctttccttaaacacctccgGGGACAGGGACCCCGCGGGCAGCCCGTTCCAGTGCTTCACAGTTCTTTCTGCcaagaaatagaaaaggagggtgtgaaaaatgcatgtgttttatgattggcttttcgtaaatatttaaatgaatattGTATGTGTTGTCTTAGAAAGTAATGTATTAAGgctcttaagta
Protein-coding regions in this window:
- the LOC135449129 gene encoding NADH-cytochrome b5 reductase 2: MEAFAGAPVAIAVAVVAASALLLLLLRGTARRPSGPVTLQDPLAKYPLRLLDKEEISHDTKKFRFGLPSTNHVLGLPVGQHVYLSAKIDGNLVVRAYTPVSSDEAKGYVDLIIKVYHKNVNPKFPEGGKMSQYLDNMKIGDTIDFRGPNGLLVYKGTGTFLIKPNKKSEAEKKFAKHLGMIAGGTGITPMLQLIRQITNDPKDSTKCYLLFANQTENDILLRAELEDIAKRHPEQFVLWYTLDRPPKDWKYSSGFVTADMLKAHLPPPGSETLILMCGPPPMIQFACQPNLDKLGYPKSSTFAY